A single region of the Fusarium fujikuroi IMI 58289 draft genome, chromosome FFUJ_chr05 genome encodes:
- a CDS encoding related to SNF7 protein produces the protein MWGWFGGAAAQKRKDTPKNAILGLRAQLDMLQKRERHLQTQIDEQDATARKNVSTNKNAAKAALRRKKTHEHALEQTVAQIGTLEQQINSIESANINKETLAAMSNANAAMKQIYGGLTVDKVDATMDELREHNAMSDEIVNAITSNSLGEPIDEDELENELDELQQEQLDEQMLKTGTVPVSDAVHKLPTPAREEPVSSKKQAVEEDDEEAELRKLQAEMAM, from the exons ATGTGGGGTTGGTTTGGTGGCGCCGCGGCCCAAAAACGCAAGGACACGCCCAAGAATGCGATCCTCGGGCTGCGAGCGCAGCTTGACATGTTGCAGAAGCGCGAGAGACATCTCCAGACCCAGATCGACGAGCAGGATGCTACCGCACGCAAGAATGTGAGCACCAACAAGAACG CGGCCAAAGCGGCCTTGAGGCGCAAGAAGACACACGAGCACGCGCTCGAGCAAACCGTTGCCCAGATCGGTACACTAGAGCAGCAAATCAACTCGATCGAGTCCGCCAATATCAACAAGGAGACTCTGGCAGCCATGAGCAACGCCAACGCGGCCATGAAGCAGATCTATGGAGGTCTTACGGTGGACAAGGTTGATGCGACAAT GGACGAACTGCGTGAGCACAATGCAATGAGCGACGAGATTGTCAACGCAATCACCTCGAACTCATTAGGCGAGCCgatcgacgaggatgagttgGAGAACGAATTGGATGAGCTACAACAGGAGCAGCTCGACGAACAGATGCTCAAGACGGGCACCGTCCCCGTGTCAGATGCTGTGCATAAGCTACCCACGCCGGCTAGGGAAGAGC CCGTGTCAAGCAAGAAGCaggcagttgaagaagatgacgaggaagccGAACTTCGGAAGCTGCAGGCTGAAATGGCCATGTGA
- a CDS encoding probable ANP1 protein encodes MLLPGGGLNWKAAKAQMPPSRVLRSNLTRSRLLLLIGVTGIVMLLYRAFRAPPPGPQNVRCWGPNKSPMEMTPNEHALWNAHMQTPVLFNHHKPLKVESPSIQHIDLNPITSSPQALIRNERVLILTPLKDAAPFLKNYFKLIAELTYPHRLIDLAFLISDSKDDTLAVLASELDHLQKRKDEVPFNSITVVEKNFHFHLSQDAEQRHGFEVQAPRRKAMAKARNYLLATALKPEHSWVYWRDVDIEQAPRRIIEDFVAHDRDILVPNIWFHRFEKGVDIEGRFDYNSWIESDKGRKLANSLPKDTVIVEGYKEFDTGREYMCKMGDWRENKDVEVQLDGIGGVNILVKADVHRSGINFPAYAFENQAETEGFAKMAKRAGYQVIGLPNYIVWHYDTQEKGGNL; translated from the exons ATGCTTCTCCCTGGTGGTGGACTTAACTGGAAGGCCGCAAAGGCCCAAATGCCTCCGAGCAGAGTACTGCGAAGCAACTTGACACGATCACGATTACTTCTCCTAATAGGCGTTACTGGCATTGTGATGCTGCTGTACCGTGCTTTTCGAGCACCACCCCCGGGACCACAAAA TGTTCGTTGCTGGGGCCCAAACAAGTCCCCCATGGAAATGACACCGAACGAGCACGCTCTATGGAATGCACACATGCAGACACCAGTCCTCTTCAACCATCACAAACCACTAAAAGTCGAATCTCCTTCGATCCAGCACATCGACCTGAACCCGATCACCTCGAGCCCACAGGCCCTCATCCGAAACGAACGAGTATTGATCTTAACACCTCTGAAAGATGCCGCTCCTTTTCTCAAGAACTACTTCAAACTCATCGCAGAGCTCACTTATCCGCACCGCCTGATCGATCTCGCCTTTTTGATATCTGACTCGAAAGACGACACACTCGCTGTCCTTGCTTCCGAGCTAGACCACCTACAAAAGCGGAAGGACGAGGTGCCATTCAACAGTATTACTGTTGTCGAAAAGAACTTCCATTTCCACCTCAGCCAGGATGCAGAGCAGAGACATGGGTTTGAGGTACAAGCGCCACGTCGCAAAGCCATGGCTAAGGCAAGAAACTACCTCTTGGCTACAGCTCTGAAGCCAGAGCACTCGTGGGTGTACTGGCGTGACGTCGATATCGAACAAGCGCCAAGACGGATCATTGAAGATTTTGTTGCGCACGACAGAGATATCCTCGTGCCCA ACATTTGGTTCCACAGGTTCGAGAAGGGTGTTGATATCGAAGGTCGAT TTGACTACAACTCATGGATCGAGTCCGACAAAGGGCGAAAGCTCGCGAACAGCCTGCCGAAGGACACAGTCATTGTCGAAGGCTACAAGGAATTCGACACTGGGCGCGAATACATGTGTAAGATGGGGGATTGGCGCGAAAACAAAGATGTTGAGGTTCAACTGGATGGTATTGGTGGTGTCAACATTCTGGTCAAGGCAGACGTTCATCGATCAG GCATCAACTTTCCAGCGTATGCCTTCGAAAATCAGGCCGAGACCGAGGGCTTTGCCAAGATGGCTAAGCGTGCCGGCTATCAAGTTATTGGTCTCCCAAACTACATCGTATGGCATTACGATACACAAGAGAAGGGTGGTAACTTATGA
- a CDS encoding related to MAG1-3-methyladenine DNA glycosylase, with protein sequence MVTTRRSSRISAQPASTKESLEKPRSKVTDRKRKAAAVQDEPEAPSTPPPRKRAQGEPATPAVPPPETPTPAAAGLFAEPTSIIQKPRTAAVTRLANPRLTNATLLSPETSRLVASRDIDNLSPSKAPQAKTTTENILKEACDYLIKVDPRMKSLVESHHCRVFSPEGLAEKIDPFENLSSGIISQQVSGAAAKSIKAKFLTLFEELPGNQFPHPSQVAAKSIDELRTAGLSQRKAEYIKGLAEKFVSGELSAQMLHDASDAEVMEKLIAVRGLGKWSVEMFACFGLKRMDVFSLGDLGVQRGMAAFVGRDIAKLKAKGGGKWKYMSEQDMTELSAKFSPYRSLFMWYMWRVEETDISTME encoded by the coding sequence ATGGTCACCACAAGGCGATCCTCGCGCATCAGCGCTCAGCCAGCTTCCACGAAAGAGTCATTGGAGAAACCAAGATCGAAGGTTACAGATCGGAAGCGTAAAGCAGCAGCCGTTCAGGACGAGCCTGAAGCACCTTCAACACCACCCCCAAGGAAGCGAGCACAAGGCGAGCCTGCAACACCAGCTGTTCCGCCACCAGAGACACCAACCCCTGCGGCTGCTGGGCTCTTTGCTGAGCCGACTAGCATCATTCAGAAGCCTCGTACTGCGGCTGTTACACGACTTGCAAACCCCAGGCTGACAAACGCAACGCTCCTCTCACCAGAGACGTCACGTCTTGTTGCCTCACGGGACATTGATAATTTATCGCCTAGTAAGGCACCGCAAGCTAAGACGACAACAGAGAATATCCTTAAAGAGGCATGTGACTATCTGATCAAAGTTGATCCTCGCATGAAATCACTTGTGGAGAGCCACCACTGCAGAGTATTCTCACCAGAGGGATTGGCAGAGAAAATAGACCCATTTGAAAACCTCTCCAGTGGCATCATTAGCCAGCAGGTATCAGGAGCTGCAGCCAAGTCTATAAAGGCCAAGTTTCTCACATTGTTCGAGGAGCTACCAGGAAACCAATTCCCTCATCCCTCCCAGGTGGCTGCCAAGTCGATCGACGAGCTCCGTACAGCAGGTCTATCGCAACGCAAAGCTGAGTACATCAAAGGTCTCGCAGAAAAGTTCGTGAGTGGAGAACTTAGTGCTCAAATGCTCCATGATGCTTCGGATGCGGAGGTCATGGAAAAACTGATTGCCGTGAGAGGCCTCGGGAAGTGGTCCGTTGAGATGTTTGCATGCTTCGGGCTCAAACGGATGGACGTCTTTTCACTCGGTGATCTAGGCGTTCAGAGAGGTATGGCTGCATTCGTGGGGCGTGATattgccaagctcaaggccaaAGGTGGTGGTAAATGGAAGTACATGTCGGAGCAGGACATGACTGAGCTGTCGGCTAAGTTCTCACCTTATCGAAGTCTCTTTATGTGGTACATGTGGCGAGTCGAGGAGACCGATATCAGCACAATGGAATAA
- a CDS encoding SPS2-like protein codes for MHSVKVLSAIAALGVSAVSAATCTKDIKITEPTQVISCDVVDADVIIDKSVSGAVVINGPKQIKGNFQAKNAGDLISLSSTSINSITGTFELNNLEALNNLDFSSLESLGELSFIKLPRLGELNFGTEGVTKIKSIRITDTFISDLSGLSVASVESFQIDNNRKMNAFNSDLVNVTTQLLIFDNGNDVMEITMNKLETAAEIQISSAKSFKVPALQEVTKSLKLNANPELQTFSAPNLTTITETLSLIDMKKLTNVSFPVLEEIGGGFTIQNNTKLDAIDGFPKLEKVTGGVALRGSFEKVELPKLDQVSGSVVVSSTTDIKEFCDYFDDLKKDNKIDGEEKCTSNNKEANEGKDGGEESDGSSDSSNSDDKEDAAGIVSVNMAVLALAGVAAVAQLF; via the exons ATGCATTCCGTTAAGGTCCTCTCAGCCATTGCGGCCCTCGGTGTCTCTGCCGTTTCTG CTGCCACTTGCACCAAAGACATCAAGATCACCGAACCTACACAAGTCATCAGctgcgatgttgttgatgccgATGTCATCATTGACAAGTCTGTTTCTGGCGCCGTTGTCATCAACGGCCCCAAGCAGATCAAGGGCAACTTCCAGGCCAAGAACGCTGGAGACCTTATCTCTCTCTCCAGTACCTCTATTAATTCTATCACTGGAACATTCGagctcaacaacctcgaggCTCTCAACAACCTTGATTTCTCCTCACTTGAGAGCCTGGGAGAGCTTagcttcatcaagcttcCCCGGCTCGGCGAGCTGAACTTCGGTACTGAAGGCGTTACTAAGATCAAGAGCATTCGAATTACCGACACTTTCATCAGTGATCTTAGCGGTCTCAGCGTCGCCAGTGTCGAGAGTTTCCAGATCGACAACAACCGAAAGATGAACGCTTTCAACTCCGACCTTGTTAACGTTACTACCCAGCTTCTGATCTTCGACAATGGCAACGACGTTATGGAAATTACGATGAACAAGCTCGAGACTGCTGCCGAGATCCAGATTTCTAGCGCCAAGTCCTTCAAGGTTCCTGCTCTTCAGGAGGTGACCAAGAGCTTGAAATTGAACGCCAACCCCGAGCTTCAGACTTTCTCCGCCCCCAACCTGACCACAATCACAGAGACCCTGTCCCTTATCGACATGAAAAAGCTCACCAACGTTTCCTTCCCcgttcttgaggagattggCGGCGGTTTCACCATCCAGAACAATACCAAGCTTGATGCTATTGATGGGTTTCccaagctcgagaaggtcACTGGTGGTGTTGCCCTCCGAGGCAGCTTCGAGAA GGTGGAACTTCCCAAGCTTGATCAAGTTAGTGGCAGCGTCGTTGTTTCCTCGACCACCGATATCAAGGAGTTCTGTGATTACTTTGACGACCTGAAGAAGGACAACAAGATCGATGGTGAGGAGAAGTGTACATCCAACAACAAGGAGGCCAACGAGGGTAAGGACGGTGGTGAGGAGAGCGACGGCTCTTCCGATAGCAGCAACAGTGACGACAAGGAGGATGCTGCCGGCATTGTCAGCGTCAACATGGCTGTTCTTGCTCTTGCAGGTGTTGCTGCCGTTGCCCAGCTGTTTTAA
- a CDS encoding related to DNA-damage repair protein DRT111 precursor, with the protein MAAPPPPQGGLSLYENLLDPNDTPSTSATISSAPVLYSQTEDTSAEISVKKPIDPALRFQPIRRPQVKQAKPKPAFPKPAVSKQAVNSAPPAPVQPKTTLADWAATEEDEWMYGMGEKRQRGGRKKKKKRQQEEFETNWDDIYDPTRPTNVEEYLHSDEKVQEVRDWKALLYRHRHRRDESDLSDEDEDEQTRHVPSNQFAPPSSYAFVPPPLQSPPGPPPGDVSGDDAFARRVAISQEDAPLPPAAQASPSQPSNSATISRAPVRYSKPHDDEDAAGDNVEDDAYSPPPTLGSSLPDQPGDDSQARSSRPGQSGFAHRLMSKYGWTKGSGLGADESGIVNPLRVQVEKRRKKADADGGGWAEPGGKGKIIGGKRKEENAGKFGTMSDVIVLRNMLENMPNLEEEIAGGLGQEIGEECGEKYGRVERLYIDQESRKVFIKFTNQVSALRAVNELDGRVFNGNTIVPEFFDTEKFEQGKYQ; encoded by the exons ATGGCAgctccgccgccgcctcaAGGAGGGCTATCTCTCTATGAGAACCTGCTGGATCCCAATGATACACCTTCAACCTCAGCGACAATATCTTCAGCCCCTGTTCTGTACAGCCAAACAGAAGACACATCTGCAGAAATTTCCGTCAAGAAGCCCATTGATCCCGCCCTTCGCTTTCAACCTATACGTCGTCCACAGGTaaagcaagccaagccaaagccGGCATTCCCCAAGCCGGCTGTTTCTAAGCAGGCTGTGAATTCTGCTCCTCCCGCTCCTGTGCAACCGAAGACTACGCTTGCAGACTGGGCCGCCACTGAGGAAGATGAGTGGATGTATGGTATGGGCGAAAAGCGTCAGCGTGGCGgccgcaagaagaagaaaaagagacaaCAAGAGGAATTTGAGACAAACTGGGACGATATCTATGACCCTACACGGCCAACTAATGTTGAAGAATACCTGCATAGTGATGAGAAAGTCCAAGAGGTCAGAGATTGGAAAGCCTTGCTTTATAGGCACCGACATAGACGCGATGAAAGCGACCTCTcagatgaggacgaggacgaacAAACCCGGCATGTTCCTTCAA ATCAGTTCGCTCCACCTTCGTCATATGCTTTCGTACCACCACCGCTTCAATCACCCCCAGGACCACCTCCAGGCGATGTTAGTGGGGATGATGCATTTGCTCGCCGTGTAGCTATATCTCAAGAGGACGCTCCTCTTCCCCCTGCTGCACAAGCATCACCCTCTCAGCCTTCCAATTCAGCCACCATATCACGCGCTCCGGTAAGATATTCCAAGCCacatgacgacgaagacgcaGCAGGGGATAATGTCGAAGACGATGCGTATTCTCCGCCCCCAACTCTTGGATCCAGTCTTCCGGATCAACCTGGTGACGATTCTCAGGCTCGGTCAAGCCGTCCAGGCCAGTCTGGTTTTGCCCATCGATTGATGAGCAAATACGGATGGACAAAAGGCAGTGGacttggtgctgatgagtcAGGAATTGTCAACCCTTTGCGTGTTCAAGTCGAGAAGCGGCGGAAGAAAGCCGACGCAGATGGCGGAGGATGGGCCGAGCCAGGTGGTAAGGGTAAGATCATTGGTGGGAAGCGCAAAGAGGAAAATGCAGGCAAGTTCGGTACTATGAGTGATGTCATAGTACTACGCAATATGCTTGAAAATATGCCGAatctcgaggaggagattgcaGGAGGTTTGGGACAAGAGATCGGAGAAGAGTGCGGAGAAAAG TACGGCCGCGTGGAGAGACTATATATTGACCAGGAAAGTCGCAAAGTGTTTATCAAGTTCACAAATCAAGTTTCAGCTCTTCGG GCAGTCAATGAACTAGATGGCCGTGTATTCAATGGCAATACAATAGTCCCCGAATTCTTCGATACAGAAAAGTTTGAGCAGGGGAAGTATCAATAA
- a CDS encoding probable RNA helicase DBP5 yields MADLASRITKPDEAAADPPAESAPASTGELGQADGNIEDLGGSGLHEPEWDVEVSLSELQNNEATPFHSATTWQDLGLREDILKGLLSLNFLKPSKVQGRSLPLMLSDPPRNMLAQSQSGTGKTAAFVTAILSRVDFSKPDQPQALALAPSRELARQIEGVINAIGRFIENKKVAAAIPGALPRGEPVRASVIVGTPGTVMDIIRRRQLDVSQLRVLVLDEADNMLDQQGLGDQCLRVKNMLPKDIQVLLFSATFPENVMKYASKFAPNAHSLKLQRSELTVKGISQMFIDCPDDNTKYDILCKLYGLMTIGQSVIFVKTRESANEIQRRMVADGHKVSALHAAFDGFERDDLLSKFRQGENKVLITTNVLARGIDVSSVSMVINYDIPMKGRGDTEPDAETYLHRIGRTGRFGRVGVSISFVYDKKSFDALSKIAEQYGIDLVKLDTEDWDEAEERVKEVIKKNRAQASYAPSATEPKATEGA; encoded by the exons ATGGCTGATCTTGCGAGCCGAATTACAAAGCCTGATGAGGCTGCCGCGGATCCTCCAGCCGAAAGTGCTCCCGCCTCTACTGGCGAACTTGGCCAAGCCGACGGCAACATCGAGGACCTCGGTGGCTCTGGTCTCCATGAGCCTGAATGGGATGTCGAGGTCTCCCTGAGCGAGCTACAGAACAATGAAGCCACCCCCTTCCACTCTGCCACCACCTGGCAGGATCTTGGCCT CCGCGAGGATATTCTGAAGGGTCTCCTCAGCCTTAACTTTCTGAAGCCCTCCAAGGTACAAGGCAGATCACTTCCGCTGATGCTCAGCGATCCGCCGCGAAACATGTTGGCGCAGTCCCAGTCTGGCACTGGCAAAACCGCTGCGTTTGTGACCGCGATATTGTCGCGAGTTGACTTCAGCAAACCTGACCAGCCCCAAGCTCTTGCTCTTGCACCTAGCCGAGAACTGGCGCGACAAATTGAAGGAGTTATCAACGCCATCGGACGCTTTATCGAGAATAAGAAGGTTGCTGCTGCGATCCCTGGCGCACTCCCTCGTGGAGAACCCGTCAGAGCTAGTGTCATTGTCGGCACTCCAGGTACAGTGATGGACATCATTCGACGCAGACAGTTGGATGTCTCTCAGCTTCgagttcttgtccttgatgagGCCGACAACATGCTGGATCAGCAAGGACTCGGGGACCAGTGCCTTCGGGTCAAGAA CATGCTCCCCAAGGACATCCAGGTCCTTCTTTTTTCGGCGACCTTCCCCGAGAATGTCATGAAGTATGCCAGCAAGTTTGCGCCTAACGCCCATAGTCTTAAGCTGCAGCGTAGTGAGCTCACAGTCAAGGGCATCTCTCAAATGTTCATCGACTGCCCAGATGACAATACGAAGTACGATATTCTCTGCAAGCTTTATGGATTGATGACCATCGGCCAGTcagtcatcttcgtcaag ACACGAGAAAGCGCCAACGAGATTCAGAGGCGAATGGTAGCAGATGGTCACAAGGTCTCCGCGCTCCATGCCGCTTTTGATGGATTCGAGCGAGATGATCTTTTGTCCAAATTCCGCCAGGGCGAGAACAAGGTTCTCATTACCACCAACGTTTTGGCTCGTGGTATCGATGTTTCCAGTGTGTCCATGGTTATCAACTATGACATCCCCATGAAGGGAAGAGGCGACACTGAACCAGATGCCGAGACCTATCTGCACCGTATCGGCCGAACCGGTCGATTTGGCCGTGTCGGGGTCAGCATCAGCTTCGTTTACGATAAGAAAAGTTTCGATGCCTTGAGCAAGATTGCCGAGCAGTATGGTATTGACTTGGTCAAGCTCGATACCGAGGATTGGGATGAGGCAGAGGAACGAGTGAAGGaagtcatcaagaagaacagagCTCAAGCTTCGTATGCCCCCAGTGCGACTGAGCCTAAGGCTACCGAGGGTGCCTAG